The following proteins come from a genomic window of Thermodesulfovibrionales bacterium:
- a CDS encoding tetratricopeptide repeat protein: MAGLSEEIYRKGLELFEEGKYLEAEPYLREVIRQNPRYADVQNKLGVIASMKGDLRKAVEYFEAALELNPFYTEALLNLAVTYNELGEFQKAQEAFQNARQLVISGKKNIDPYLAGKLANEHFKLGNLYFDMDLYEDAIDEYRKALELRPNLPDVRVKLGMALRAIGKIGLAIQEFTQAKEINPNFVQAWIQLGITYYMQGHAGLAVEEWKKALEINPELKEVRTYLSLLKAKDIS; the protein is encoded by the coding sequence ATGGCAGGCTTGAGTGAAGAGATTTATAGAAAGGGATTAGAGTTATTTGAAGAGGGAAAATATCTTGAAGCAGAACCCTATCTGAGAGAGGTTATTCGCCAGAATCCTAGATATGCTGATGTCCAGAACAAGCTCGGTGTAATAGCAAGTATGAAGGGTGACCTGAGGAAAGCAGTTGAATATTTTGAGGCTGCCCTAGAGCTCAATCCCTTTTATACAGAGGCACTACTTAATCTTGCTGTAACTTACAATGAATTGGGAGAATTTCAGAAGGCCCAGGAGGCTTTCCAGAATGCCAGACAGCTTGTAATAAGTGGCAAAAAAAACATAGATCCCTATCTGGCAGGAAAGCTAGCCAATGAGCATTTTAAGCTTGGCAATCTATATTTTGATATGGACCTTTATGAAGATGCTATAGATGAATACAGGAAGGCCCTTGAGCTGCGACCCAATCTTCCCGATGTAAGGGTCAAGCTTGGTATGGCATTGAGGGCAATAGGAAAGATAGGCCTTGCTATTCAGGAATTCACACAGGCAAAGGAAATAAATCCTAACTTCGTACAGGCGTGGATTCAGCTTGGAATTACTTATTATATGCAGGGTCATGCAGGACTTGCAGTGGAGGAATGGAAAAAAGCACTTGAGATAAATCCTGAGCTAAAAGAGGTCAGGACCTATCTTTCACTCCTGAAAGCAAAAGATATTTCATGA
- a CDS encoding ABC transporter ATP-binding protein, with translation MNFSQAAPSLTRVNVKENLLFIKDLSIYHLNKLKVIDSLNLLIKRAETFCLVGESGSGKTMTALAIMRLLPEGMSCSGRIIYKDRDLLTLSQEEMRRLRGKEIAMIFQEPMTSLNPVLTIGYQVSEMLVTHMGLSKKEALKESVKLLKKVNIPSPEERLRSYPHQLSGGLRQRVMIAMAIACRPELLIADEPTTALDVTIQAQILDLLDMLKEEYGLTVLLITHDLGIVRQHSDRVGVMYAGSLMEIAETERLFNSPLHPYTIGLIRSLPEIKGMDLKPIPGSIPTIRELPEGCRFQDRCERVIQECREAEPELREIEKGHFVRCLRV, from the coding sequence ATGAATTTCAGCCAAGCTGCCCCAAGCCTTACAAGAGTTAATGTTAAAGAAAATCTACTCTTTATTAAAGACCTCTCCATTTATCACTTAAATAAATTAAAGGTGATTGACTCTCTTAACCTTTTAATAAAAAGAGCAGAGACATTCTGCCTGGTGGGAGAGAGCGGAAGTGGAAAGACCATGACAGCCCTTGCAATTATGAGACTCCTTCCAGAGGGGATGTCCTGTTCAGGAAGGATAATCTATAAAGACAGGGATCTCCTGACCCTTTCGCAGGAAGAGATGAGGAGACTGAGAGGCAAGGAAATTGCCATGATCTTTCAGGAACCAATGACCTCGCTCAATCCTGTACTTACAATAGGCTACCAGGTCTCAGAGATGCTTGTAACTCATATGGGTCTTTCAAAGAAAGAGGCATTAAAGGAATCAGTAAAACTTTTAAAAAAAGTAAATATACCTTCACCTGAAGAAAGACTAAGATCCTATCCCCATCAGCTCTCTGGCGGATTAAGGCAGAGGGTTATGATTGCTATGGCAATTGCCTGCAGACCAGAGCTTCTAATAGCAGATGAACCAACAACTGCCCTTGATGTCACAATCCAGGCACAGATACTTGACCTTCTTGACATGCTGAAGGAGGAGTATGGACTGACAGTGCTTTTAATAACCCATGACCTTGGAATAGTGAGGCAGCATTCAGATAGGGTTGGTGTGATGTATGCAGGCTCCCTCATGGAAATTGCTGAAACTGAGAGGTTATTTAACTCGCCTCTTCATCCTTACACAATTGGTCTTATACGGTCACTTCCTGAAATAAAAGGGATGGATTTGAAACCAATACCAGGCTCCATACCCACAATAAGAGAATTACCAGAAGGCTGCAGATTTCAGGATAGATGTGAAAGAGTTATTCAGGAATGTAGAGAAGCTGAGCCAGAACTAAGAGAGATTGAGAAAGGGCATTTTGTAAGATGTCTCAGGGTGTAA
- a CDS encoding ATP-binding cassette domain-containing protein: MSQGVKIIEAIELKKYFKIHNGLLKAVDGVNLYLEKGKTVALVGESGCGKSTLARLVVRLIEPSSGKVLFKGRDIFSLKGEELRMFRRAVQYIFQDPYASLNPRMNILSTLSEPLKIHRLVEKREIKERVAALLRSVGLNPEDMHKYPHEFSGGQRQRICIARALSVNPELIVADEPLSSLDVSVQAQILNLLGDLRRDQDLSFLFISHDLRVVHYFSDYVMVMYLGKIVEEAPAEVLFSKPLHPYTEMLLDSIPSITKPKTKKGPLRIDDIPSPVNVPSGCPFHPRCPKRFEPCDRIVPELKEKDGSKVACHLY; the protein is encoded by the coding sequence ATGTCTCAGGGTGTAAAAATTATAGAAGCAATAGAACTAAAGAAATACTTCAAGATTCATAATGGTCTTCTGAAGGCAGTTGACGGGGTCAATCTTTATCTTGAGAAAGGTAAAACGGTTGCTCTTGTTGGAGAGAGCGGCTGCGGAAAATCAACTCTTGCAAGGCTCGTTGTTAGGCTTATTGAACCAAGCTCTGGAAAGGTACTCTTTAAAGGTAGGGACATATTCAGCCTTAAGGGAGAAGAGCTCAGGATGTTCAGGCGTGCTGTACAGTATATATTCCAGGATCCCTATGCCTCTCTTAACCCAAGGATGAATATCCTCAGCACACTTTCAGAGCCTCTCAAGATTCACAGACTTGTAGAGAAAAGGGAGATTAAAGAAAGGGTTGCGGCTCTGTTAAGGTCTGTGGGATTGAACCCCGAGGATATGCATAAATATCCTCATGAATTCAGCGGCGGTCAGCGCCAGAGAATATGCATAGCAAGGGCGCTGAGCGTCAATCCTGAATTAATCGTTGCCGATGAGCCTCTATCAAGTCTCGATGTGTCTGTACAGGCACAGATACTTAATCTTCTTGGTGACCTGAGGAGAGATCAGGATCTTTCCTTTCTTTTCATAAGTCATGACCTCAGGGTTGTGCACTATTTCAGTGACTATGTTATGGTGATGTATCTTGGAAAAATCGTGGAGGAGGCTCCAGCAGAGGTGCTTTTCTCAAAACCGCTCCATCCCTATACAGAGATGCTTCTTGATTCCATCCCATCGATAACTAAACCTAAGACAAAGAAGGGTCCTTTAAGGATAGATGATATACCAAGTCCGGTTAATGTTCCTTCGGGTTGCCCCTTTCACCCAAGATGTCCGAAAAGATTTGAGCCATGTGATAGAATTGTACCCGAGCTTAAAGAGAAGGATGGCTCAAAGGTGGCCTGCCATCTTTATTAG
- a CDS encoding DUF6485 family protein, whose protein sequence is MDCPKIERNKKYCTCSYEPCSKKFRCCDCLHYHRQNGELPACFFSPHIEKTYDRSIRNFIKNFK, encoded by the coding sequence ATGGATTGTCCAAAGATTGAGAGGAATAAAAAATACTGTACCTGCTCTTATGAACCCTGCTCAAAAAAATTCAGGTGCTGTGATTGCCTGCATTATCACAGGCAGAATGGTGAGCTTCCCGCCTGTTTCTTTTCACCGCATATAGAAAAGACCTACGACAGAAGTATAAGAAACTTCATCAAAAACTTTAAATAA
- a CDS encoding PilZ domain-containing protein, whose protein sequence is MIEKRRYPRIVLSEEITFSLNIHEFLETRRVEASGRIINKSEGGLCVVTDFPLEPGHVLIINDNEIGLVRWIKQDNFHYIAGILRKGRINGLSKD, encoded by the coding sequence ATGATTGAGAAGAGAAGATATCCAAGGATAGTTCTTTCAGAGGAAATCACCTTTTCTCTGAATATCCATGAGTTCCTTGAGACAAGAAGGGTAGAGGCATCTGGAAGGATTATAAATAAAAGCGAAGGTGGTCTCTGCGTTGTAACAGATTTTCCTCTTGAGCCAGGACATGTGCTCATAATTAATGATAATGAAATAGGTCTGGTGAGATGGATCAAGCAAGATAATTTCCATTATATTGCAGGAATACTTAGAAAGGGAAGAATCAATGGATTGTCCAAAGATTGA
- the tgt gene encoding tRNA guanosine(34) transglycosylase Tgt, translated as MVFELFKKDSRARLGRLILKRGSVNTPAFMPVGTNATVKALSPQELKEIGAEIILSNTYHLYLRPGVDVIEKAGGLHSFMNWDGPILTDSGGFQVYSLSALREITEEGVWFRSHVDGSLHFLGPDEAMRIQQILGSDIAMVFDECTPYPATYEYALKSMNLTLKWAKRCKDLKKTDQALFGIIQGGMYRDLRIECLNRLIDMDFDGYAVGGLSVDEPKELMYEIIDYLGEEMPENYPRYLMGVGDLIDVLYAVEKGFDMFDCVMPTRNARNGTLFTSEGRLSIKRAEFKYDNSPLDPECDCYTCRNFSRSYLRHLFLTKEILSMRLNTLHNLHFYLNFFRKMRKAIEEGRFQDFKNYWIERFRTSLLNDEERMNEVMDGKDRRD; from the coding sequence ATGGTTTTTGAATTGTTTAAAAAAGATTCAAGGGCACGGCTTGGCAGACTGATCCTCAAACGAGGTTCAGTTAATACACCTGCCTTTATGCCAGTGGGCACAAATGCTACTGTGAAGGCCCTTTCTCCTCAGGAGCTCAAAGAGATTGGTGCTGAGATAATTCTTTCAAATACCTACCATCTTTATCTTAGGCCTGGAGTGGATGTAATTGAGAAGGCAGGCGGACTCCACAGTTTCATGAACTGGGACGGTCCTATCCTTACAGATAGCGGAGGTTTTCAGGTATACAGTCTTTCTGCATTAAGGGAGATTACAGAAGAGGGCGTATGGTTTCGCTCCCATGTAGACGGGTCTCTGCATTTTCTTGGACCTGATGAGGCAATGAGGATACAGCAAATCCTCGGCTCGGATATCGCAATGGTCTTTGATGAATGCACTCCCTACCCAGCCACCTATGAATATGCACTTAAATCAATGAACCTCACACTGAAATGGGCTAAGAGATGCAAGGACCTAAAAAAAACTGATCAGGCACTTTTTGGAATCATACAGGGTGGCATGTACAGGGATTTGAGGATAGAGTGCCTGAATAGACTGATTGATATGGATTTTGATGGCTATGCAGTAGGAGGTCTGAGCGTTGATGAGCCAAAGGAACTTATGTATGAGATAATAGATTATCTTGGCGAAGAGATGCCTGAAAATTATCCCAGATACCTTATGGGTGTTGGAGACCTTATTGATGTCCTTTATGCAGTTGAGAAAGGTTTTGATATGTTTGACTGTGTAATGCCCACAAGAAATGCAAGAAACGGAACACTCTTCACCAGTGAGGGAAGGCTCAGCATAAAGAGAGCAGAATTTAAATATGACAATTCTCCTCTTGACCCTGAATGTGACTGTTATACCTGTCGGAATTTTTCCCGCTCCTACCTGAGGCATCTATTTCTCACAAAGGAGATACTCTCAATGAGGCTTAATACATTGCACAATCTTCACTTTTACCTGAATTTTTTTAGAAAAATGAGAAAGGCAATAGAGGAAGGAAGGTTTCAGGATTTCAAAAACTACTGGATAGAGCGTTTCAGAACCTCCTTACTTAATGACGAGGAAAGGATGAATGAGGTAATGGATGGAAAGGATAGGAGAGATTAA
- a CDS encoding cation diffusion facilitator family transporter — MERIGEIKKVLLVTLFLNFLVSLTKIVLGYTIKSVAILSDGFHSLFDGISNIVGYIGITLSSRPPDEKHPYGHRKFETIFTIGIGILIFITCLEIFKKSYRSFVESRTPEVSHPVFIIMVLTLLINIFVNRYEVSRARLLKSEYLLADAGHTSSDIFVTTGVIMGLFLSKLGMPQADAIIGFIIAILIALVGLRIIRSAVDILVDTVQMDKEKICKLVMDVEGVTGCHDIRTRGTKECIFLDLHVEVDRTLSLQDAHDIADRVEEKLKKQIPAIKDVVVHIEPGEAGK; from the coding sequence ATGGAAAGGATAGGAGAGATTAAAAAGGTTCTTCTGGTAACACTTTTTTTGAACTTTCTGGTATCCCTTACTAAGATTGTCCTGGGCTATACAATAAAATCTGTTGCCATACTGTCAGATGGCTTTCATTCTCTTTTTGATGGAATATCAAATATAGTCGGGTATATTGGAATCACCCTTTCCTCGAGACCACCTGATGAAAAACATCCCTATGGACACAGAAAATTTGAGACTATCTTTACCATAGGTATCGGCATTTTAATATTTATTACCTGCCTGGAGATCTTTAAAAAATCATACAGGTCATTCGTGGAAAGCAGAACACCTGAAGTCAGTCATCCTGTTTTTATCATTATGGTCTTGACACTCCTGATTAATATCTTTGTTAATCGCTATGAGGTCTCAAGGGCAAGGTTGTTGAAGAGCGAATACCTGCTGGCTGATGCAGGACATACAAGTTCTGACATCTTTGTGACCACAGGGGTTATAATGGGTCTATTTCTTTCAAAACTTGGTATGCCTCAGGCCGACGCGATTATTGGTTTTATCATTGCTATTTTGATAGCTTTAGTTGGATTAAGAATTATAAGAAGCGCAGTAGACATATTAGTTGACACGGTCCAGATGGACAAAGAAAAGATATGTAAGCTTGTAATGGATGTAGAGGGTGTTACAGGATGTCATGATATCAGAACAAGGGGTACGAAGGAATGTATATTTCTCGACCTTCACGTGGAAGTTGACAGGACCCTGTCCCTTCAGGATGCCCATGATATTGCAGACAGGGTTGAGGAAAAACTCAAAAAACAGATACCTGCAATCAAGGATGTTGTTGTCCACATAGAGCCAGGAGAGGCTGGTAAATAG
- a CDS encoding HAD hydrolase-like protein: MLILFDIDGTLIDSGEAGTRSLDLTFRALFSIENAFRDISMAGKTDIQIMKEGLLKHGISFDGNLPVIIETYLKNLRREINNPWKHLKPGIKELLERLSEIEGIHLGLLTGNLEQGARIKLEPFGLNRYFPSGAFGSDDEDRNRLLPIAIQRFRLLTGRTFSPEDCIVIGDTPRDVYCSKPYGARCIAVATGPYKPESLKKAGADVVFEDMSNVDEVLKFLRSKNPF; the protein is encoded by the coding sequence ATGCTCATTCTTTTTGACATAGATGGTACCCTCATTGATTCAGGTGAGGCTGGAACGAGGTCTCTTGACTTGACGTTCAGGGCGCTTTTCTCGATTGAGAATGCCTTTAGAGATATCTCCATGGCTGGAAAGACTGATATTCAGATAATGAAAGAGGGATTATTGAAACACGGCATCTCTTTTGACGGAAATCTTCCGGTAATAATTGAGACCTATCTTAAAAATCTAAGAAGGGAAATCAATAATCCATGGAAGCATCTAAAACCCGGCATTAAGGAGCTTCTTGAAAGGCTTTCTGAGATTGAAGGAATACACCTTGGGCTTCTCACAGGAAATCTTGAGCAGGGTGCAAGGATAAAGCTCGAGCCCTTTGGACTGAACAGATATTTCCCTTCCGGTGCCTTTGGAAGTGATGATGAAGACAGGAACAGGCTTCTACCGATTGCAATACAAAGATTCAGGCTCCTCACAGGAAGGACCTTTTCGCCTGAGGATTGTATTGTTATCGGAGATACCCCGAGAGATGTATACTGTTCAAAACCCTATGGTGCAAGATGTATAGCTGTTGCCACAGGTCCTTATAAACCTGAGTCTTTAAAAAAGGCAGGTGCTGATGTGGTCTTTGAGGATATGAGCAATGTAGATGAAGTTCTTAAGTTTCTGCGGTCTAAAAATCCTTTTTAA
- a CDS encoding DMT family transporter, translating into MPLWVILALGAAFSLATSDALTKRAVQDQDEYLVAWTRLLFTLPLLGFIWFFIEIPEIDRTFIYAFCLSLPLEIITVFLYIKALKSSPLGLTLPFLSLTPLFLIISARIIAGEKVSNLAASGIILIVAGGYVLNISAARLGFLEPFRAIGKEKGSLLMIAVAFIYSITSSLGKLAVEHSSALFFGITYFTMLVILTAPVSLWLGRKSIKRFFLEGNYKRLFLPGLFYGLMIIFHMMSLDLTKVSYMISVKRLSLLIGVIYGHIFFNERNFRERLTGTVLMLAGFVILVNSGE; encoded by the coding sequence ATGCCTCTCTGGGTTATTCTTGCCCTTGGTGCGGCTTTTTCACTTGCTACCTCGGACGCACTCACAAAAAGGGCTGTTCAGGATCAGGATGAATATCTTGTTGCCTGGACAAGACTGCTTTTTACCCTTCCTTTACTCGGCTTTATCTGGTTTTTTATCGAGATACCGGAAATAGACAGAACATTTATTTATGCCTTTTGCCTTTCCCTTCCCCTTGAGATAATAACCGTGTTTCTTTATATCAAGGCACTGAAAAGCTCTCCTCTTGGCCTTACCCTTCCCTTTCTGAGTCTAACTCCGCTATTTCTTATAATTTCAGCAAGAATAATTGCCGGAGAGAAAGTCTCAAACCTTGCAGCATCAGGAATAATACTTATTGTAGCAGGCGGATATGTCTTAAACATCTCGGCTGCCAGGTTAGGATTCCTTGAACCCTTCAGAGCAATCGGCAAGGAGAAGGGCTCACTGCTGATGATAGCAGTTGCCTTTATTTACAGCATAACATCATCTCTTGGAAAGTTGGCAGTTGAGCATTCTTCAGCACTTTTTTTTGGAATTACCTATTTTACTATGCTAGTCATATTAACTGCTCCAGTCAGTCTATGGCTTGGCAGAAAGAGTATAAAAAGATTCTTTCTTGAAGGAAATTATAAAAGGCTTTTTCTTCCCGGCCTCTTTTATGGTCTAATGATAATATTTCACATGATGAGCCTTGACCTTACAAAGGTCTCTTACATGATCTCTGTAAAAAGACTCAGCCTGCTAATAGGGGTTATCTACGGCCATATCTTTTTCAATGAAAGAAATTTCAGAGAAAGACTAACAGGTACAGTCCTTATGCTTGCAGGATTTGTGATTCTCGTAAACAGCGGAGAGTAA
- a CDS encoding flavin reductase family protein — MKRSIGAKPILFPTPVLAVGTYDKEGKPNVMIVAWGGICCSQPPSVAVSVRKATYTYENLMEKRVFTVSIPSEAQLKEADYFGIVSGRQEDKFKVTGLTPERAEHVDAPYVKEFPVILECRVNHVVEIGLHTQFIGEILDVKVDEDKLDENKRPDIEKIKPFFFVPETRLYYGTGKFLGKAFQAGKDIKK; from the coding sequence ATGAAGAGATCTATCGGTGCAAAACCTATATTATTTCCAACACCGGTGCTTGCAGTTGGCACTTATGACAAAGAAGGAAAACCAAATGTAATGATAGTTGCATGGGGAGGAATCTGCTGTAGCCAGCCGCCCTCGGTTGCTGTCTCAGTCAGAAAGGCCACTTACACTTATGAAAACCTTATGGAGAAGAGGGTCTTTACTGTAAGCATACCCTCTGAAGCACAGCTGAAGGAGGCTGATTATTTTGGCATTGTCTCAGGAAGGCAGGAAGATAAATTCAAAGTCACAGGCCTTACACCAGAGAGGGCAGAGCATGTTGATGCACCCTATGTAAAGGAGTTTCCTGTGATACTTGAATGCAGGGTAAATCATGTAGTAGAGATAGGTCTTCATACCCAGTTTATAGGTGAAATTCTTGATGTAAAGGTTGATGAAGATAAACTTGATGAAAATAAAAGGCCTGACATTGAAAAGATAAAACCCTTCTTCTTTGTACCGGAGACAAGGCTCTATTATGGTACCGGAAAGTTTCTTGGAAAGGCATTTCAAGCAGGTAAGGATATAAAAAAATAA
- a CDS encoding KpsF/GutQ family sugar-phosphate isomerase: MSEILETAKRVLRIEAHAIYGLIERLNSSFEKAVEIILNSNGRVVVTGMGKSGLIGKKIAATLASTGTPAFFMHPAEASHGDLGMVTSEDVVIAISNSGETEEVIRLIPFLKRFNVKLIAITGNNGSTLAQQADVTLDVTVKEEACPLGIVPTASTTATLAMGDALAVALLIKRGFKEEDFAMYHPGGSLGKRLLIRVKDLMHTGDSIPIVAPDTLMTDAIMEISSKRLGVTAVVDGDKRVLGIITDGDLRRGIQKHGKAFFDMKAEEVMTRNPKTISAEELAARALAIMEEKSITSLIVPDKEGRIEGIIHIHDILKKGIA; encoded by the coding sequence ATGAGCGAGATACTTGAAACAGCAAAAAGAGTACTCAGGATCGAGGCACATGCCATCTATGGCCTGATTGAAAGGCTTAACTCTTCCTTTGAAAAGGCTGTTGAGATAATCCTTAATTCTAATGGAAGGGTTGTTGTAACAGGGATGGGTAAATCAGGTCTTATAGGAAAAAAGATTGCTGCCACTCTTGCCTCAACAGGCACACCTGCCTTCTTCATGCATCCAGCAGAGGCAAGCCATGGAGACCTGGGCATGGTCACCTCAGAAGATGTGGTTATTGCAATCTCCAACAGCGGAGAAACAGAAGAGGTAATAAGGCTCATTCCCTTTTTAAAGAGATTCAACGTAAAACTAATAGCCATAACCGGAAACAATGGTTCAACCCTTGCCCAGCAGGCAGATGTAACTCTTGATGTAACAGTAAAAGAAGAGGCCTGTCCTCTTGGAATCGTACCAACAGCCTCAACAACTGCTACACTGGCAATGGGCGATGCACTGGCAGTTGCACTCCTGATAAAAAGAGGCTTTAAAGAAGAGGACTTTGCAATGTATCATCCTGGTGGAAGTTTGGGAAAAAGACTATTAATAAGGGTGAAGGATCTAATGCATACAGGAGATTCCATACCAATTGTAGCGCCTGATACATTAATGACTGATGCAATAATGGAGATATCCTCGAAAAGGCTCGGTGTTACAGCGGTTGTTGATGGAGATAAGAGGGTTCTTGGCATAATTACTGATGGAGATTTAAGGAGGGGCATTCAGAAACACGGAAAGGCCTTCTTTGATATGAAGGCAGAAGAGGTTATGACAAGGAATCCCAAGACCATTTCTGCAGAAGAGCTTGCTGCAAGGGCACTGGCAATTATGGAGGAAAAGTCAATAACATCCCTGATAGTTCCTGATAAAGAAGGAAGGATTGAGGGAATAATTCATATTCATGATATCCTTAAAAAAGGCATTGCATAA
- the bioA gene encoding adenosylmethionine--8-amino-7-oxononanoate transaminase: MSSQADEINRLIELDRLYLWHPFTQMKEWMEREPVIIVEGRDCFIKDVKGRWYLDGVSSLWVNIHGHKRKEINDAIKAQLDLIAHSTLLGMANVPSILLAERLIKLVPEGLKKVFYSDNGSTSVEVALKMAFQYWIHRGEKGKTAFLCLNNAYHGDTLGAVSVGGIDIFHSTFKPLLFKTYRAPSTYCYRCELEKTYPECRMECLSVLEDILSKHHEEIAALIIEPLIQAAGGMITQPPGYLKGVRELCSKYNILMIADEVATGFGRTGRMFAVEHEEVIPDIMCLSKGITGGYLPLAATISTEEIFNAFLGRFEEAKTFFHGHSYTGNQLGCAAALASLDIFEKDRVLEHLQPKIEFLKERFNKLREHENIGDIRQCGFMAGIELVRDRKTKESFGYIDRTGWKVAYEALKRGLFIRPLGNIIVIMPPLSISMENLEKFLDIIEDSINTVMRNV, encoded by the coding sequence TTGAGCTCACAGGCAGATGAAATAAACAGACTTATTGAACTTGACCGACTATACCTCTGGCATCCCTTTACACAGATGAAGGAATGGATGGAGAGGGAGCCTGTGATTATTGTTGAGGGAAGGGATTGTTTTATAAAGGATGTAAAGGGCAGGTGGTATCTTGATGGTGTCTCCTCTCTATGGGTAAATATCCATGGACATAAAAGAAAGGAGATAAATGATGCCATCAAGGCACAGCTTGACCTAATCGCCCACTCTACCCTGCTTGGGATGGCGAATGTACCTTCAATACTTCTAGCAGAAAGACTTATAAAGCTTGTACCTGAGGGATTAAAAAAGGTCTTCTACTCAGACAATGGTTCAACCTCTGTTGAGGTTGCATTAAAGATGGCCTTTCAGTACTGGATTCACAGGGGAGAAAAAGGCAAAACCGCATTCTTATGTCTCAACAATGCCTATCATGGTGATACCCTTGGAGCTGTAAGTGTTGGAGGTATAGATATCTTTCACAGCACCTTCAAGCCCCTTCTCTTTAAAACATACAGGGCACCTTCAACCTACTGTTACAGATGCGAGCTTGAAAAGACCTATCCGGAATGCAGGATGGAATGCCTCTCAGTCCTCGAAGATATACTATCAAAACATCACGAAGAGATAGCTGCTCTTATAATCGAGCCCCTCATTCAGGCAGCAGGAGGTATGATAACTCAGCCACCAGGTTATCTTAAAGGTGTGAGAGAGCTATGCAGTAAATACAATATACTCATGATTGCTGATGAGGTGGCAACCGGCTTTGGAAGGACTGGTAGGATGTTTGCTGTAGAGCATGAAGAAGTTATTCCTGATATTATGTGCCTTTCAAAGGGAATAACAGGTGGATATCTTCCGCTGGCTGCAACCATCTCTACCGAAGAGATATTCAATGCCTTTCTTGGAAGATTTGAAGAGGCAAAGACCTTTTTTCATGGACACTCCTATACGGGTAATCAGCTCGGATGCGCTGCTGCGCTTGCCTCTCTTGATATCTTTGAAAAAGATAGGGTCCTGGAGCATCTTCAGCCAAAGATAGAATTTCTTAAAGAAAGATTTAACAAATTGAGAGAACATGAAAATATAGGAGATATCCGGCAGTGTGGTTTTATGGCAGGAATAGAACTTGTAAGAGACAGAAAGACAAAGGAGTCCTTTGGATATATTGACAGAACAGGATGGAAGGTGGCCTACGAAGCACTTAAAAGAGGACTTTTCATAAGACCCCTTGGCAATATAATAGTAATAATGCCACCACTGAGCATAAGCATGGAGAATCTTGAAAAGTTTCTTGATATAATTGAGGATTCAATTAATACAGTTATGAGGAATGTCTGA